The Rhodoferax sediminis genome has a segment encoding these proteins:
- a CDS encoding FAD-binding oxidoreductase → MNHLIESLRRIVGPANVLTEGDLSAWENDWRKRERGKSLAVIRPGATKEVADVVRACAAAGVSIVPQGGNTGLVAGSTPDASGTQVVLSLQRMNAVRAIDAANLTITVEAGCVLQTLQEAAERAGFLFPLSLAAEGSCTIGGNLGTNAGGTQVVRYGNTRELCLGLEVVTAQGEVWEGLSGLRKDNTGYDLRDLFIGSEGTLGVITAATMKLYPLPSARLTAWAAVPSLDAAVTLLGLAHRHLGAGLTGFEVMGQFALSLVACHFPQQRVPLFQDVPYCVLLENSDHESQAHARAQFERLLETALESGCVSDAVVAENLTQAHQLWHIRESIPLAQAEEGLNIKHDISIPVSRIPEFVRVTDALLAREIAGVRLVNFGHLGDGNLHYNVQAPEGGDASVFLREQEARINTLVFDSVQAFGGSISAEHGVGSLKVDKLEHHKSPVALAMMRAVKRALDPQNLMNPGRVLRM, encoded by the coding sequence ATGAATCATTTGATCGAATCGCTGCGCCGCATCGTGGGCCCCGCCAACGTCCTGACCGAGGGCGACCTGAGCGCCTGGGAAAACGATTGGCGCAAGCGGGAACGCGGTAAATCCCTTGCTGTGATTAGACCTGGCGCTACCAAAGAAGTAGCAGACGTGGTGCGGGCCTGCGCGGCAGCTGGCGTCAGCATCGTGCCGCAGGGCGGCAACACCGGGCTGGTCGCAGGCTCCACGCCCGACGCCAGCGGCACCCAGGTCGTGCTGAGCCTGCAGCGCATGAACGCGGTGCGCGCCATCGACGCCGCCAACCTGACCATCACCGTCGAGGCCGGTTGCGTGCTGCAAACCCTGCAGGAAGCGGCCGAGCGCGCCGGCTTTTTGTTTCCGCTGAGTCTGGCGGCCGAGGGCAGCTGCACGATCGGCGGCAACCTGGGCACCAACGCCGGCGGCACCCAGGTGGTGCGCTACGGCAATACACGTGAGCTGTGCCTGGGGCTCGAAGTCGTCACGGCCCAGGGCGAGGTGTGGGAGGGCCTGTCGGGCCTGCGCAAGGACAATACCGGCTACGACCTGCGCGACCTGTTCATTGGGTCGGAGGGCACGCTGGGCGTCATCACGGCCGCGACGATGAAGCTGTACCCGCTGCCAAGCGCGCGGCTCACCGCCTGGGCGGCGGTGCCGTCACTGGACGCCGCGGTCACGCTGCTCGGCCTGGCGCACCGGCACCTGGGCGCGGGCCTGACGGGCTTCGAGGTGATGGGCCAGTTTGCATTGAGTCTGGTGGCCTGCCACTTCCCGCAGCAGCGCGTGCCGCTGTTCCAGGACGTGCCGTACTGCGTGCTGCTGGAAAACTCCGACCACGAGTCGCAGGCCCACGCGCGCGCGCAGTTCGAGCGCCTGCTGGAGACCGCGCTGGAGAGCGGCTGCGTGAGCGACGCCGTGGTCGCCGAGAACCTCACGCAGGCGCACCAGCTCTGGCACATCCGCGAGAGCATTCCGCTGGCGCAGGCCGAGGAAGGCCTGAACATCAAGCATGACATTTCCATCCCGGTCTCGCGCATCCCCGAGTTCGTGCGCGTGACCGATGCGCTGCTGGCGCGCGAAATCGCCGGCGTGCGCCTGGTCAACTTCGGGCACCTGGGCGACGGCAATCTGCACTACAACGTGCAGGCGCCCGAAGGCGGCGACGCCAGCGTTTTCCTGCGCGAGCAGGAGGCCCGCATCAACACCCTGGTGTTCGATTCGGTGCAGGCCTTCGGCGGATCCATCTCGGCCGAGCACGGCGTCGGCAGCCTCAAGGTGGACAAGCTGGAACACCACAAATCACCCGTGGCGCTGGCCATGATGCGCGCCGTCAAGCGCGCGCTGGACCCGCAGAACCTGATGAATCCGGGGCGGGTGCTGCGGATGTAG
- a CDS encoding DUF2069 domain-containing protein, whose translation MNANSPPNAAPPLVATTRWLAVGSLAGLIVLGLAWELFLAPIRPGGSWLALKVLPLCIPLGGLLKNRMYTYRWVSLLVWVYFTEGVVRATSDRGLSAGLAMAEMALCLVLFIACALHVRIRLKNAKLAAGTQTAA comes from the coding sequence ATGAATGCAAACAGCCCACCCAACGCCGCCCCGCCCCTTGTCGCCACCACCCGCTGGCTCGCGGTCGGCAGCCTGGCGGGCCTGATCGTGCTGGGGCTGGCGTGGGAGCTGTTCCTGGCCCCGATCCGCCCGGGTGGCTCGTGGCTGGCCCTCAAGGTGCTGCCGCTGTGCATTCCGCTGGGCGGCCTTTTGAAAAACCGCATGTACACCTACCGCTGGGTCAGCCTGCTGGTATGGGTGTACTTCACCGAGGGCGTGGTGCGCGCCACCAGCGACCGGGGCCTCAGCGCCGGGCTCGCGATGGCCGAGATGGCGCTGTGCCTGGTGCTGTTCATCGCCTGCGCCCTGCATGTGCGCATACGCCTGAAGAACGCGAAACTGGCCGCGGGCACCCAGACCGCGGCCTGA
- a CDS encoding YihY family inner membrane protein translates to MTLSLRFEQLLKELAHFPWKITAHTLRERFREDHLGLTASSLTFTTSIALVPFFTVALAVFTAFPMFSQVQRVLQKWLIDSLIPDDIARQVVGYLTQFAGQASKLGVAGLAVLLVTAIAMILTIDRTLNSIWRVRRPRPLAQRVLIYWAAITLGPLLLGASLSLTSYAISASRGVVGAMPGGVRLLLDTLEFFLLAGGMAAMYHYVPNTQVRWGHAWSGGLFVSAGIELAKKLLALYLAAMPTYSMVYGAFATLPILLVWIYLSWIIVLLGAVIAAYLPSLLAGVARRGGGHGWQFQLAVEVLQQLNRARTVGLKGLSGLQLARALRVDVLQLEPVLETLTGLDWVGQLSEVQDEAEARYVLLADPDTTLLEPLILRLLLERADSVVNLWRNSQTSTLLLRSVL, encoded by the coding sequence ATGACCTTGTCCCTTCGCTTCGAGCAGTTGTTGAAAGAACTGGCGCACTTCCCCTGGAAAATCACGGCCCACACGCTGCGCGAGCGCTTTCGCGAAGACCATCTGGGGCTCACGGCCAGCAGCCTGACCTTCACCACCTCGATCGCACTGGTGCCGTTCTTTACCGTGGCGCTGGCCGTGTTCACCGCATTTCCGATGTTTTCCCAGGTGCAGCGGGTGCTGCAAAAGTGGCTGATCGACAGCCTGATCCCCGACGATATCGCACGCCAGGTGGTGGGCTACCTCACGCAGTTCGCCGGGCAGGCCAGCAAGCTGGGCGTGGCCGGCCTGGCCGTTTTGCTGGTGACGGCGATCGCCATGATCCTGACGATCGACCGCACGCTCAACAGCATCTGGCGCGTGCGCCGGCCGCGACCGCTGGCGCAGCGCGTGCTGATCTACTGGGCCGCCATCACGCTGGGGCCCCTGCTGCTCGGCGCCAGCCTGAGCCTGACGTCCTACGCGATTTCGGCCTCGCGCGGCGTGGTCGGCGCCATGCCGGGCGGCGTGCGCCTGCTGCTCGATACCCTCGAGTTTTTCCTGCTCGCCGGCGGCATGGCGGCGATGTACCACTACGTGCCCAACACACAGGTCAGGTGGGGCCACGCCTGGAGCGGCGGACTGTTCGTGTCGGCCGGCATCGAGCTGGCGAAGAAGCTGCTGGCGTTGTACCTGGCCGCGATGCCGACGTATTCGATGGTGTACGGCGCCTTCGCTACCTTGCCGATCCTGCTGGTCTGGATCTATCTGTCGTGGATCATCGTGTTGCTGGGCGCGGTGATTGCCGCCTACCTGCCCAGCCTGCTCGCCGGCGTGGCGCGGCGCGGCGGCGGCCATGGCTGGCAGTTCCAGCTTGCGGTGGAGGTGCTGCAGCAGTTGAACCGGGCACGCACCGTGGGCCTGAAGGGGCTGAGCGGCTTGCAGCTTGCGCGGGCCCTGCGGGTGGATGTGCTGCAGCTCGAGCCGGTGCTGGAAACCCTGACCGGGCTGGACTGGGTCGGACAGCTCAGCGAGGTGCAGGACGAGGCCGAGGCCCGCTACGTGCTGCTGGCCGACCCGGACACCACGCTGCTGGAGCCGCTGATCCTGCGGCTGCTGCTGGAGCGCGCCGACTCTGTCGTCAATTTATGGAGAAACAGCCAAACGTCCACACTGTTATTGCGCAGTGTGCTATGA
- the xdhB gene encoding xanthine dehydrogenase molybdopterin binding subunit — MNKPIEPRLLQPVEAFASYQKNAAARFDEREEEHARRQGARVGISRPHESAHLHVAGEATYIDDIPEITGTLHCALGLSPVAAGRLTALSLDAIRAMPGVVDVMAAADIPGPNDCGSIIHDDPILCDGEIRYLGQPVFAVIAETRLQARRAAAKARDALTIEAQTPVLTQQEAHAKGQYVLAPMHLLRSATGGEADEVARAIAQAPRRLKGTLTVGGQEQFYLEGQISYAIPKEGGGMHVYCSTQHPSEMQHLVAHALRLHSHDVQVECRRMGGGFGGKESQSALFACVAAVAAARLKRPVKLRLDRDDDFLITGRRHGFWYEYEVGYDDDGRVLGAEITMVSNAGHSADLSAPVMTRALCHFDNAYWLPNVSMHGYSARTNTQSNTAFRGFGGPQGAIAMENILDTIARTLARDPLDVRRLNFYDQDERNVTPYRQTVSDNIIHELVAELEASSDYRARRQAAAQFNAASPVLKRGIALTPVKFGISFNVKHFNQAGALVHVYNDGSILVNHGGTEMGQGLNTKVAQVVAHELGVSVDLVRCTATDTQKVANTSATAASTGADLNGKAAQDAARQIRERLAACIASHHGGEASAVRFANDKVEVGGKTLAFSAVVAQGYLDRVQLWSDGFYATPGLSWDKDKMQGRPFYYFAYGAAVSEVMVDTLTGEWKLVRADILHDAGKSLNPAVDIGQVEGAFIQGMGWLTTEELVWHPKTGLLTTHAPSTYKIPTANDCPPVFNVRLFNGQNAEDSIHRSKAVGEPPLLLPFSVFFALRDAVSSAGDHKVDPPLSAPATSESILRAIQAVRAGV; from the coding sequence ATGAACAAGCCGATCGAGCCCCGACTCCTGCAACCGGTTGAAGCCTTTGCCAGCTACCAGAAAAATGCCGCGGCGCGCTTTGACGAGCGCGAAGAAGAACACGCCCGGCGCCAGGGCGCGCGCGTCGGAATCAGCCGCCCGCATGAGTCGGCGCATCTGCATGTGGCCGGCGAGGCCACCTACATCGACGACATCCCGGAGATCACCGGCACGCTGCATTGCGCGCTGGGCCTGTCGCCGGTCGCGGCCGGCCGCCTCACGGCCCTGTCGCTCGATGCGATTCGCGCGATGCCGGGCGTGGTCGACGTGATGGCGGCGGCCGATATTCCGGGCCCCAACGACTGCGGCTCCATCATCCACGACGATCCGATCCTGTGCGACGGCGAGATCCGCTACCTCGGGCAGCCGGTGTTCGCGGTGATCGCCGAAACGCGCCTTCAGGCGCGCCGCGCCGCCGCCAAAGCCAGGGATGCCTTGACGATCGAGGCGCAAACGCCGGTGCTGACGCAGCAGGAGGCCCACGCAAAGGGCCAGTACGTGCTGGCGCCCATGCACTTGCTGCGCAGTGCGACGGGCGGGGAAGCGGACGAGGTCGCCAGAGCGATCGCGCAGGCGCCGCGGCGCCTGAAGGGCACCTTGACCGTCGGCGGACAGGAGCAGTTCTACCTGGAAGGCCAGATCAGCTATGCGATCCCCAAGGAGGGAGGCGGCATGCACGTGTACTGCTCGACCCAGCACCCCAGCGAAATGCAGCATCTGGTCGCCCATGCGCTCAGATTGCACTCGCATGACGTGCAGGTCGAATGCCGGCGCATGGGGGGCGGATTCGGCGGCAAGGAGTCGCAGTCGGCACTGTTCGCCTGCGTGGCCGCCGTGGCCGCGGCCAGGCTCAAACGGCCGGTCAAATTGCGGCTGGACCGCGACGACGACTTCCTGATTACCGGGCGCCGCCATGGCTTCTGGTACGAGTACGAAGTCGGCTACGACGACGACGGCCGGGTGCTCGGCGCCGAAATCACGATGGTGTCGAATGCCGGACATTCGGCCGACCTGTCCGCCCCGGTGATGACGCGCGCCCTGTGCCACTTCGACAATGCGTACTGGCTGCCCAACGTCAGCATGCACGGCTACTCGGCCCGAACGAACACGCAGAGCAACACGGCATTCCGCGGTTTCGGCGGCCCGCAAGGTGCGATCGCGATGGAAAACATCCTCGATACGATTGCCCGCACCCTGGCCAGGGACCCGCTCGACGTGCGGCGCCTGAACTTCTACGACCAGGACGAGCGCAACGTCACGCCCTACCGCCAGACGGTCAGCGACAACATCATCCATGAACTCGTGGCCGAACTGGAGGCCAGCAGCGACTACCGTGCACGGCGCCAGGCGGCGGCGCAATTCAATGCAGCCAGCCCGGTGCTCAAGCGCGGCATCGCGCTCACGCCGGTGAAGTTCGGCATCTCGTTCAACGTCAAGCACTTCAACCAGGCCGGTGCGCTGGTCCACGTCTACAACGACGGCTCGATCCTGGTGAACCACGGCGGCACCGAGATGGGCCAGGGGCTGAACACCAAGGTCGCGCAGGTCGTGGCGCACGAACTCGGCGTGAGCGTGGACCTCGTGCGCTGCACCGCGACCGACACCCAGAAGGTCGCGAACACCTCGGCGACCGCGGCATCGACCGGCGCGGATCTGAACGGCAAGGCCGCGCAGGATGCGGCGCGGCAAATCCGCGAGCGGCTGGCGGCGTGCATCGCATCGCATCACGGCGGCGAGGCATCGGCCGTGCGTTTCGCCAACGACAAGGTGGAGGTCGGCGGCAAGACGCTGGCGTTCAGCGCGGTCGTCGCGCAGGGCTATCTGGACCGGGTTCAGCTCTGGTCGGACGGGTTTTATGCGACGCCCGGCCTGTCGTGGGACAAGGACAAGATGCAGGGCCGCCCGTTCTACTACTTCGCCTACGGCGCCGCCGTGAGCGAGGTCATGGTCGACACCCTGACCGGCGAATGGAAGCTCGTACGCGCCGACATCCTGCACGACGCGGGCAAGTCGCTGAATCCGGCCGTGGATATCGGTCAGGTTGAGGGCGCGTTCATCCAGGGCATGGGCTGGCTCACGACGGAAGAGCTGGTCTGGCACCCCAAGACGGGTCTTTTGACCACCCATGCGCCGAGCACCTACAAGATTCCGACCGCCAATGACTGCCCGCCCGTGTTCAACGTGCGGCTGTTCAATGGGCAGAATGCAGAAGACAGCATTCACCGCAGCAAGGCGGTGGGCGAGCCGCCGCTGCTGCTGCCGTTTTCGGTGTTTTTCGCGCTGCGCGATGCGGTATCCAGCGCTGGCGATCACAAGGTCGACCCGCCGCTTTCCGCGCCCGCCACGAGTGAATCCATTTTGCGTGCCATCCAGGCAGTGCGGGCTGGCGTTTGA
- the xdhA gene encoding xanthine dehydrogenase small subunit, with protein sequence MTTQQIRFFHRGAVVTVDNAPPTRTVLDWLREDAHCTGTKEGCNEGDCGACTVVIGELAASGDTSAVDGLTLQTVNACIQFLPTLHGKALFTVEDLKAQCVARRSTDGPKNNLHEKHAAQALHPVQQAMVECHGSQCGFCTPGFVMSLWSAYEHHQARGTVPTRQQLADELSGNLCRCTGYRPILDAGQRMFDMDKVRLDTQPVIAALQQLSRNTTFSYAAAAPMPGESAAVLHSPKSLQALAALRLEQPQATLLAGSTDIGLWVNKQLRDLGDIIYVGDVDELKIIREANGELYIGAGASLEAAWSALARRVPALTDVWLRFASPPIRNAGTMGGNVANGSPIGDSPPILMALDAAIELRHGSRVRRMPLSDFYVDYMKNRLEPGEFVQGLAVPLAAMQRQVRAYKISKRFDCDISALCAGLAIELDGDRVKAVRLAFGGMAATVRRAAKAEAALVGQPWDEAAVAGAQTALAQDFKPLSDMRASAGYRLQVAQNLLRRFWLETRANDPLPASATSVFSVLPHATLDGD encoded by the coding sequence ATGACGACACAACAGATTCGCTTTTTCCACCGCGGCGCGGTGGTCACGGTCGACAACGCGCCTCCGACGCGCACCGTGCTCGACTGGCTGCGCGAAGACGCGCACTGCACCGGCACGAAGGAAGGCTGCAACGAGGGCGACTGCGGCGCCTGCACCGTCGTGATCGGCGAGCTGGCAGCAAGCGGCGACACCAGCGCGGTGGATGGCCTGACGCTGCAAACCGTCAACGCCTGCATCCAGTTCCTGCCCACCCTGCATGGCAAGGCGCTGTTCACGGTAGAGGATCTGAAGGCGCAGTGCGTCGCCAGGCGCTCCACGGACGGCCCTAAGAACAATTTGCACGAAAAGCACGCGGCGCAAGCCTTGCATCCGGTACAGCAGGCGATGGTCGAATGCCACGGCTCGCAGTGCGGCTTTTGCACGCCGGGCTTCGTGATGTCGCTGTGGTCCGCTTACGAGCACCACCAGGCCCGCGGCACCGTGCCGACACGCCAGCAGCTGGCCGACGAGCTGTCGGGCAACCTGTGCCGCTGCACCGGCTACCGGCCGATTCTGGATGCGGGCCAGCGCATGTTCGACATGGACAAGGTGCGGCTCGATACCCAACCGGTGATTGCTGCATTGCAGCAGCTCTCGCGCAACACCACCTTCAGTTATGCCGCGGCCGCACCAATGCCCGGCGAGAGCGCGGCGGTGCTGCATTCGCCCAAGAGTCTGCAGGCGCTTGCGGCATTGCGGCTGGAGCAGCCGCAAGCCACGCTGCTGGCCGGATCGACCGACATCGGCTTGTGGGTCAACAAGCAGTTGCGCGACCTCGGCGACATCATCTATGTCGGTGACGTGGATGAACTCAAGATCATTCGCGAGGCCAATGGCGAGCTGTATATCGGCGCCGGCGCCTCGCTCGAGGCGGCCTGGTCGGCGCTGGCGCGGCGCGTGCCGGCCTTGACCGACGTGTGGCTGCGCTTCGCTTCCCCGCCCATCCGCAACGCCGGCACGATGGGCGGCAACGTGGCCAACGGCTCGCCCATCGGCGATTCACCGCCGATCCTGATGGCGCTGGATGCCGCGATCGAACTGCGCCACGGCTCCCGTGTGCGCCGCATGCCCTTGAGCGACTTTTATGTCGACTACATGAAGAACCGCCTGGAGCCCGGCGAGTTCGTGCAGGGCCTGGCGGTGCCATTGGCGGCGATGCAGCGCCAGGTGCGCGCCTACAAGATCAGCAAGCGCTTTGACTGCGACATCTCGGCCCTGTGCGCGGGCCTGGCCATCGAGCTCGATGGCGACAGGGTCAAGGCGGTGCGTCTGGCCTTTGGCGGCATGGCGGCAACCGTGAGGCGCGCGGCAAAGGCGGAGGCGGCGCTCGTCGGCCAGCCCTGGGACGAGGCCGCGGTAGCCGGGGCGCAGACCGCACTGGCGCAGGATTTCAAGCCGCTGTCCGACATGCGCGCGAGTGCCGGGTACAGGCTCCAGGTCGCGCAAAACCTGCTGCGGCGCTTCTGGCTGGAGACCCGCGCCAACGACCCGCTGCCGGCGTCGGCGACCAGCGTTTTCAGTGTATTGCCGCACGCCACCCTTGACGGAGATTGA
- a CDS encoding NCS2 family permease: MQLLERVFKLTEHETTIRTEVIAGVTTFLTMAYIIFVNPSILGAVFISGCLFLAVTLFGLRALIISGIPQSLRSAITVGIGLFLAIIALKSAGIVVKSDATFVTLGDLHTAPVVLASLGFLLIVALDRLKVPGAILLGIVAVTVASFFFGGNKFAGVFDAPPSIAPTFLHLDIKAALAGGFLNVVLVFFLVELFDATGTLMGVAKRAGLLVPGKMERLNRALLADSVAIFAGSLLGTSSTTAYVESAAGVQAGGRTGLTAMTVSVLFLACLFIAPLAGSVPAYATAPALFFVACLMLRELVELDWDESTEVVPAAVTALMMPFTYSIANGLAFGFISYALIKLCTGKAKEVHWMTWLIAGVFLFKFIYVGG, encoded by the coding sequence ATGCAGCTACTTGAAAGGGTCTTCAAGCTCACCGAGCACGAGACCACCATACGCACCGAGGTCATCGCGGGGGTCACCACCTTCCTGACGATGGCCTACATCATCTTCGTGAATCCATCGATCCTGGGCGCGGTGTTCATCTCGGGCTGCCTGTTCCTGGCGGTGACCCTGTTCGGCCTGCGTGCGCTGATCATCAGCGGCATACCGCAGTCACTGCGCAGCGCGATCACGGTGGGTATCGGCTTGTTCCTCGCGATCATCGCGCTCAAGAGTGCGGGCATCGTGGTCAAGTCGGACGCGACCTTCGTGACCCTGGGCGACCTGCACACGGCGCCGGTGGTGCTGGCCTCGCTCGGATTCCTGCTGATCGTCGCGCTGGATCGGCTCAAGGTGCCGGGTGCCATCCTGCTGGGCATTGTCGCGGTGACGGTGGCCTCTTTCTTCTTCGGCGGCAACAAGTTTGCCGGCGTGTTCGATGCGCCGCCCTCGATTGCCCCGACCTTCCTGCATCTGGACATCAAGGCGGCGCTGGCCGGCGGTTTTCTGAACGTGGTGCTGGTGTTCTTTCTGGTCGAACTGTTCGACGCGACCGGCACCCTGATGGGGGTGGCCAAGCGCGCCGGGTTGCTTGTGCCCGGCAAGATGGAGCGGCTGAACCGGGCCCTGCTGGCCGACAGCGTGGCGATCTTCGCCGGATCGCTGCTGGGCACCTCGAGCACCACGGCTTACGTCGAAAGCGCGGCAGGGGTGCAGGCGGGGGGTCGCACCGGCCTGACCGCGATGACCGTGTCCGTGCTGTTTCTCGCCTGTCTTTTCATTGCGCCGCTGGCAGGTTCGGTGCCCGCGTATGCGACCGCACCGGCGCTGTTCTTCGTCGCCTGCCTGATGCTGCGCGAACTGGTTGAGCTCGATTGGGATGAGTCCACCGAGGTGGTTCCGGCCGCCGTGACGGCACTGATGATGCCTTTCACCTACTCGATCGCCAACGGCCTGGCCTTTGGCTTCATCAGCTATGCATTGATCAAGCTGTGCACCGGAAAGGCGAAGGAGGTGCATTGGATGACCTGGCTCATCGCCGGGGTGTTCCTGTTCAAGTTTATCTACGTCGGCGGGTGA
- a CDS encoding thioredoxin family protein — protein sequence MPDESDFHSDAGAPLRRVLCLCAQWCDTCREYRAVFDEVGAAHPQLQFVWIDIEDQADLVGDVEVETFPTLLIADDAALRFFGPLTPQPQTLARLLEGLALQGPGISAAPEVQALLDGVLAAMPTQTEHAKSP from the coding sequence ATGCCTGACGAATCCGATTTCCATTCCGATGCCGGCGCGCCACTGCGCCGCGTGCTTTGCCTGTGCGCGCAGTGGTGCGACACCTGCCGCGAGTACCGCGCCGTGTTCGACGAAGTGGGTGCGGCCCACCCGCAACTGCAATTCGTCTGGATCGACATCGAGGACCAGGCCGATCTGGTGGGCGATGTGGAGGTGGAAACCTTCCCTACGCTCCTGATTGCCGACGACGCCGCGCTGCGCTTTTTCGGCCCACTCACGCCGCAGCCGCAAACGCTGGCGCGCCTGCTCGAGGGCTTGGCGCTGCAGGGGCCGGGCATCAGCGCGGCGCCGGAGGTGCAGGCACTGCTGGACGGCGTGCTGGCCGCTATGCCGACGCAAACGGAGCATGCAAAAAGCCCCTGA
- a CDS encoding cytochrome P450 → MSSGIPSMIITPAMTPERARKIADTFDLRALPPDFYANPYPVYAALREHEPARRMPDGSYFLTRYADLVAVYRDAQTFSSDKKAEFGPKYGQASPLFEHHTTSLVFNDPPLHTRVRQLIMGALTRRAIDSMEAGLVTLVDGLLDRIEAQGGGDLVGDFAAAIPVEIIGNLLGVPHADRGPLRGWSLAILGALEPALTPEQEALGNRSVSEFGAYLKNLVAERRRHPGDPEHDVLTRLIHGDGSDTHEARAGSEPLSETELLQNCIFILNAGHETTTNLIGNALVALQEWPDAKHRLLSKMKLSAQNPQGLEADLTLAVDEFLRFESSNQLGNRRALKACSVGGIQLEAGTLITLGIGAANRDPAQFADPDVLNLARGNGRHGAPGSKHLAFGVGIHQCAGLSLARLEGRIAISRFLQRFPDYRLTQMPTRGGRARFRGFLHAPFASA, encoded by the coding sequence ATGAGCTCCGGCATACCGAGCATGATCATCACGCCTGCCATGACGCCCGAGCGCGCACGCAAGATCGCCGACACCTTCGACCTGCGCGCCCTGCCCCCTGACTTCTACGCCAACCCCTATCCGGTGTACGCCGCGCTGCGCGAGCACGAGCCCGCGCGCCGCATGCCCGATGGTTCGTACTTTTTGACGCGCTACGCCGATCTGGTGGCCGTGTACCGCGACGCGCAGACCTTCAGTTCGGACAAGAAAGCGGAGTTCGGGCCGAAGTATGGCCAGGCGTCGCCGCTGTTCGAGCACCACACGACCAGCCTCGTGTTCAACGATCCGCCGCTGCACACGCGCGTGCGCCAGCTGATCATGGGAGCGCTCACGCGCCGTGCGATTGACTCGATGGAGGCCGGGCTCGTCACGCTGGTGGATGGGCTGCTCGATCGCATCGAAGCCCAGGGCGGCGGCGACCTGGTGGGAGACTTCGCCGCGGCGATTCCGGTGGAGATCATCGGCAACCTGTTGGGCGTGCCGCATGCCGACCGCGGTCCGCTGCGCGGCTGGTCGCTGGCGATCCTGGGCGCGCTGGAGCCGGCGCTCACGCCCGAACAGGAGGCGCTCGGCAATCGGAGCGTGAGCGAGTTCGGCGCCTACCTGAAAAACCTGGTGGCCGAGCGCCGCCGCCACCCGGGCGACCCCGAACACGACGTGCTGACACGGCTGATCCACGGCGACGGATCGGACACGCACGAAGCGCGCGCTGGCAGCGAACCACTGTCCGAGACCGAGCTGCTGCAGAACTGCATCTTCATCCTGAACGCCGGCCACGAAACCACCACCAACCTGATCGGCAACGCGCTGGTGGCGCTGCAGGAATGGCCTGATGCCAAACACCGTTTGCTATCGAAAATGAAGCTATCAGCGCAGAACCCACAAGGGCTGGAGGCCGATTTGACGCTTGCCGTTGATGAATTCCTGCGCTTCGAGTCGTCCAATCAGCTCGGCAACCGGCGCGCGCTCAAAGCCTGCAGCGTGGGCGGCATCCAGCTCGAAGCCGGCACGCTGATCACGCTGGGCATCGGCGCGGCGAATCGCGACCCGGCGCAGTTTGCCGATCCGGATGTGCTGAACCTGGCCCGCGGCAATGGCCGCCATGGAGCGCCGGGCAGCAAGCACCTGGCTTTCGGCGTCGGCATCCACCAGTGCGCCGGCCTGAGCCTGGCGCGGCTCGAAGGGCGCATTGCGATCAGCCGCTTCCTGCAGCGCTTTCCCGACTATCGGCTGACGCAGATGCCCACGCGCGGCGGGCGCGCCCGCTTCAGGGGCTTTTTGCATGCTCCGTTTGCGTCGGCATAG
- a CDS encoding alpha/beta fold hydrolase: protein MNLSVNGHSTYCYTGGKPFDATKPTVVFLHGVLNDHSVWILQSRYLAHHGFNVLAVDLPGHCRSAGEAPSSVEEAADFVAALLDAAGVRRAALVGHSWGSLIALEAAARLQERATHLVLVGTAAPMKVSPALLQASLSEPLAALRMINVFSRSTLAAPPSALGPGTWVYGASMALGRRVLASNPKVNVFYRGFKACDSYANAQAAIAAITCPVLFVLGAQDQMTNPKAAQPLIMRARAAGKAVTVESLPVGHHQMTEAPDQTLAAIRTFLAAAPG, encoded by the coding sequence ATGAACCTCAGCGTCAACGGCCACAGCACCTACTGCTACACCGGCGGTAAGCCCTTCGATGCCACCAAACCCACCGTCGTCTTTCTGCATGGCGTGCTGAACGATCACAGCGTCTGGATTCTGCAAAGCCGCTACCTCGCGCATCACGGCTTCAACGTGCTGGCCGTGGACCTGCCGGGCCACTGCCGCAGCGCGGGCGAGGCCCCGAGCAGTGTGGAAGAAGCCGCGGACTTCGTGGCCGCCCTGCTCGACGCCGCGGGCGTGCGGCGCGCGGCGCTGGTCGGCCACAGCTGGGGCTCGCTGATCGCGCTGGAAGCGGCCGCGCGCTTGCAGGAGCGCGCCACCCACCTGGTGCTGGTGGGCACGGCCGCCCCCATGAAGGTATCGCCCGCATTGCTGCAAGCCTCGCTGAGCGAACCTTTGGCCGCCTTGCGCATGATCAACGTGTTCTCGCGCAGCACCCTGGCCGCGCCGCCATCGGCGCTCGGGCCGGGCACCTGGGTCTATGGCGCGAGCATGGCGCTGGGCCGCCGCGTGCTGGCCAGCAACCCCAAGGTGAACGTGTTTTATCGCGGCTTCAAGGCCTGCGACAGCTACGCGAACGCGCAGGCCGCCATCGCCGCCATCACCTGCCCCGTGCTGTTCGTGCTGGGCGCGCAAGACCAGATGACCAACCCGAAGGCCGCGCAGCCGCTGATTATGAGAGCGCGCGCCGCGGGCAAGGCCGTGACGGTGGAGTCGCTGCCCGTCGGGCATCACCAGATGACCGAGGCGCCGGATCAGACGCTGGCGGCGATCAGGACGTTTCTCGCAGCAGCGCCTGGCTGA